CAATAACTATAATTGCGTCTCTATTTGTATAGGCGGCAAGGGCTAGATAAAATTACCTCTTTCCCCTTTGCTCCCTGCTCCCTGCCTCTTGTGCCCAATTTTTTAGATGATCAGTGGCTCAAGTTCCCGATTATGCCATTGTCGCTGATGCCATTCGGCAACCAAAGGACGGACAATAAACTTAGGCTGTCCATCGCCTTTAACGTCAATGCGTAAACCTGAATAAGGTCGTCGCTTTTGAGAACCTTGACCGTTGCGACCAATGAAGAGATGCGATCGCCCTACTAATCTATTTTCCTCCATTAAATCTGCTCCCTCAATCCTTTGGCGGCGCAAACTAAACCCGCTACCACCACAAACAAGCCAGTGGATATGAGAATCAGCGTGTCCTGTATCCATTGTCTCAAGATGTTCTAAGCAGTGGGCGTGACCGTTTAATACCAAATCAACCAAAGGACGACCCTGATTTAGAGAACCTATTTCTTTTGCTACTGCATCCAGCACGCCACGGAAGCGATCGCGAATTATCAAAGTTTGTGCTTGTTGCCACTTTGTCGCCTCAGTTACATAAGGAGGATGATGGAAATAAATCACTCTTCCCCGAACTTCTGAATTATTCCAAGATTCAATCAATCTCTTTTTGAGCCAGTCTAGTTGTTCAATATCAGTCTGCATTGTTTTGTCACTGGCTAATTGCTTCTTGATATCAACAATTATTTCTTCAATTTGCGATACCTTGGCGTGAAAGTCGTCTAATTGGTCGGCTTCAATGGGGTTTTCAGGACGAAGCTGGGCCGAGGTTTCAATGATGTGCTGCTTTTCTTGCTCTAAATCTTCACGACGCTTTTCTAAGATTTTGCGATCGGCATCACCTTGTTTTGTTTTAGGTAGGGGTGGTGGATCGTTAAATGTATTAGAATCCAAGGCGAAGAAATCAATTCCGCCATAGCGAAAAGTGTAGTAACGATTGGGAAGTCGGGTAAAATGCCCAGGTTCATACTTAAGACAAAGACCTGTATCTGTCTTACTTGTGTAGTGCCGATCTAAATGGCTGCTTAACTCTCCTGGAAGTTGCAACGCCTTTAAATAGTCTATAAATGCGTGTGCGTAAGCCTCGCCGGTTCCTGAGCCATGCAAACCTACATCTAGGTCTAAGCGCGATCGCAACAGGCGACGAAGGGGTAATGTTGTGAGAGAGGCCAAGCTCAATAAAATGGGCAAGTTATAATAATCGTGATTTCCCGGTACTGGTAATATGGGAAGCTTAAAAGTCATCTGGTCATAAGCAATCAGTTTCGGATGCTCTCCACCCAAGATAAACTCTCGGTAAGGCTCGATGAAGTTTTGCTGGTAGTATTCACTCGAACCCACTAAGTAAATCACATCCCCGGTATGCAGCATAAAACGGGATTCGTTGTGATGGGGCAACATCAGTTCAGCTATCTGTCGTTGGGGATTGTGTCCCCGATGCTTACCAGAACCACTATCACCCACAACTAAAAATGAGAACTCAGGATTATCTCCTTGACCATCCTCCAACACCAGGCGAGTTTGGTCGATGTTCCGTTCCACAATTAACGGATCTTGCCACCTGACTCGCTGATTCATTTTACGAATTTTGTTAGCGATCGCTGGATCTGATACAAGTTTCAATGCAACATACTCCTGAATCTTGAATTGCAGGGAGCAGGAGAGCAGAGGGAGACAAGGAGGACAAGGGGGAATTATTGAGTAAGTCTCTTCCTTGTCTCCCCCCTCTTCCTTGTCTCTTCTTCATGCCCAATTCCCAATCTCCTTACTCTTCTACCGTATCTTTCATCTCAATAGTCAAATTAGGGAGTCCTTCTAGTTTTTCGGTAGGCTCAACTTCTTCTACTAATGGCATAAAAATCTTCAATCCACCTGGTATACACTTAATTTCTACTGGTGTTGTGCCGACTATTTCACCATCTAAAACAACCTTTTGTGCTGGCTCAGTTGTAATTTTAAATTGTTTGGCTCGCAGAAAGCCAATATCATCACGTTCTACGGCGTTACCTGTAGAAGCTGTTTGGAATAAATGGAATGTAGCAGCGATCGCTCCTGCTTTGTTGGCTGGAGCTACAATCGTTAAATCTAGTAACCCATCATCATAAACCAAACCTGCTGGTCCCTGAGCTAAGACAGAAGTGGGAGGCGCGGCATTTGCGACTGTGACTGCACAGGCACTAGTTTTAATTATCCTGTCTTCTGTTTCTATTTCAACATCAAATTTATGTAGGTTTCTCAGTTGCTGAATTCCAGCGAAAACGTAGGCCATCATTCCAAAGCGATTTTTGGCATCTCGGTCTGCCAATTCTACAGTTTCGGCTTCAAAACCAATACCTGCCAAGAGTACCATTGGGCGATCGTTGCAATAGGCTACATCTACATGGCGGGTTCCTCCCTGCAAAATTGTTTCACACGCACCTGCGATCGTGTCAGGAATTCCTAAAGCTGTAGCAAAAGCGTTTGCTGTTCCTCTGGAAATAATGCCAAATGAAATATCAGTACCCACTACAGCCGCTGCCGCCGCTGAGAGAGTCCCATCTCCACCCGAAGCAATGATTGCATCTACTCCTCGCTCTACGGCTGCATAAGCTAGTTGATCTGCATCGATTTCTTGAGTTGTGAGATAAATATCTAGATCAATATCTGGCTCTAATATTGCTCGAATTTCTGCCAGTTCTATATCTGGGTCTCCCTGACCCGCAACTGGATTAAAAATAAGACAGGCGGAACGATTCATAAAATATAAAAGCTAAACTTTAGATCCCTAAAATACCAAATTCTTTCTAGCATTCTTGTGAAATTTTGCCTTCTTTCTAACGGTTGGTTTATCTTTTGTAACAAGTTTGTAAGCCTTCGGCGTTAAAACATATTAATACTGCACATTTTGGTATCTTTTGTCTATACTTGCCTAAACAATAAAATTTTTGTCATGCGTCAATTATTACTAGTTTTGGCAAGTATGCTAACTCTCAGCAGCTTATATACCCCTTCGATGACAATGGCAGGCACAACGCCTGATTTACCCAAGATTCGCCTAGCTCAAAAATTTAACTGTAATAATCCTCAAACTCAAGCAGCAATTAATGAATGCGCGAATTCATCTTATCAAAATGCAGATAAAAGACTGAACCGAGCTTATCAACAATTGCTACCTACCTTAGAAAAATCTAGAAAACAGAAATTGATTGCTGCCCAACAAGCATGGTTAAAGTTCCGAGATACAAATTGTGAGTTTGAAAGAAGCAAATATGAGGGAGGAAGTATTGCTCCTAGCATTTATGTTGGGTGTCTAGAAAATCTCACAAAACTTCGTACCCAACAATTACAAGAATATCTTAAATCCGATCCTTAAGTACTCAAAATAGAGCATTTCATAAATTCGTAGCGAAAAAAACTGAAACCTCTGGGCTACTATGAGTTTAAAAACCTAATGTTTTTAAACTCAGGTCAAAGCAAGAAAATTAGTGCTTTTACTAATAGTTGAAATTTTCTCAAGTGGTCTATATACAACATTTTATTCGAGTTGTTTAAGACGGTAGCCAATACCATGAACCGTTTCAATAAAATCTTCGAAAGCTCCGGCGGCTTTGAGCTTTTGACGTAAGCTTCTGAGATGAACTTTCACAGCATGTTCTTCTGGAGGTGACTCTAGCGACCAAATATGTTCAATAATCACGCTGCGGCTAAGGACACGACGACCATTTCGTAGCAATAACTCTAATATGCCGTACTCTTTTGGGGTTAAATGTAGCATATTTTTCCCATAACTCACTTCATAAGTGCTGGGATTGAGGTGCAGATTGCCCCATTCCAAAATCGGTGGCGATGAAACGTTACCCCGACGAAGCAAGGCGCGGATTCGGGCAAATAGTTCTTGCAAATCCACTGGTTTAACGACATAATCATCAGCTCCCGCATCGAGTCCAGTGATTTTATCGCTAACGGTATCACGCGCTGTAAGCATGAGAACAGGCATACTGTAGCTGTGCGATCGCAATCGATGACATAAACTAATTCCATCGAGTTCTGGCAACATCACATCCAGCAGCAGCAAATCATAGTCCAGCATTTTAGCTTGATTCCATCCTGCTTCACCATCTGTCACCACATCAACCATATAACGCTGGTCTGTAAGGGCTTCTGCTAAAGTTTCGGCAAGGCGTACATCATCTTCAACTAAGAGAATTCGCATACATTTTTTTTAACCCATACAACTTATGTTTAAAACTATCTGCGGACTCCCATTAAGAAAATATTGCAAAAAGTAACAATTTCTAGTTTTCGTTGCTTCTTTCCGATTTCTTTACCATTTCCTGAGCGATTTCCTTACTTTTACTGTGTAATTTTCTATTCTATGTAGGTTTTTAATAACCTCCTTTAGACGTTCTAAAAGAACTCTATGTTTAGCCAGGGGATTTTTAGAAAATGACTTTTGGGCAAAGTTCACATTTAGGTGTCAGCTTGTTTGAAGACACTCACTCAACTGGAGGAGTATCTGGTTATTCACCAGAAGAACTTGAGGCTATCATCAGGCTTATATACAGACAGGTTTTAGGAAATGCGTATGTGATGGAAAGCGAACGGCTCACTGTTCCTGAGTCGCAGTTTAAGCGGGGCGAAATCAGCGTCCGCGAATTTATCCGTCTGGTAGCAAAGTCAGAGTTATATAGTTCCCGCTTTTTTAGCAGTTGCCCTCGTTATCGAGCAATTGAGTTGAACTTTAGGCATTTGCTCGGTCGCGCTCCTATTGACTTCGAAGAAATGCGATCGCACAGTACTATCCTGGATGAAAAAGGTTTTGAAG
The Nostoc punctiforme PCC 73102 genome window above contains:
- a CDS encoding metallophosphoesterase family protein, with translation MKLVSDPAIANKIRKMNQRVRWQDPLIVERNIDQTRLVLEDGQGDNPEFSFLVVGDSGSGKHRGHNPQRQIAELMLPHHNESRFMLHTGDVIYLVGSSEYYQQNFIEPYREFILGGEHPKLIAYDQMTFKLPILPVPGNHDYYNLPILLSLASLTTLPLRRLLRSRLDLDVGLHGSGTGEAYAHAFIDYLKALQLPGELSSHLDRHYTSKTDTGLCLKYEPGHFTRLPNRYYTFRYGGIDFFALDSNTFNDPPPLPKTKQGDADRKILEKRREDLEQEKQHIIETSAQLRPENPIEADQLDDFHAKVSQIEEIIVDIKKQLASDKTMQTDIEQLDWLKKRLIESWNNSEVRGRVIYFHHPPYVTEATKWQQAQTLIIRDRFRGVLDAVAKEIGSLNQGRPLVDLVLNGHAHCLEHLETMDTGHADSHIHWLVCGGSGFSLRRQRIEGADLMEENRLVGRSHLFIGRNGQGSQKRRPYSGLRIDVKGDGQPKFIVRPLVAEWHQRQWHNRELEPLII
- a CDS encoding YegS/Rv2252/BmrU family lipid kinase, which translates into the protein MNRSACLIFNPVAGQGDPDIELAEIRAILEPDIDLDIYLTTQEIDADQLAYAAVERGVDAIIASGGDGTLSAAAAAVVGTDISFGIISRGTANAFATALGIPDTIAGACETILQGGTRHVDVAYCNDRPMVLLAGIGFEAETVELADRDAKNRFGMMAYVFAGIQQLRNLHKFDVEIETEDRIIKTSACAVTVANAAPPTSVLAQGPAGLVYDDGLLDLTIVAPANKAGAIAATFHLFQTASTGNAVERDDIGFLRAKQFKITTEPAQKVVLDGEIVGTTPVEIKCIPGGLKIFMPLVEEVEPTEKLEGLPNLTIEMKDTVEE
- a CDS encoding response regulator transcription factor; translated protein: MRILLVEDDVRLAETLAEALTDQRYMVDVVTDGEAGWNQAKMLDYDLLLLDVMLPELDGISLCHRLRSHSYSMPVLMLTARDTVSDKITGLDAGADDYVVKPVDLQELFARIRALLRRGNVSSPPILEWGNLHLNPSTYEVSYGKNMLHLTPKEYGILELLLRNGRRVLSRSVIIEHIWSLESPPEEHAVKVHLRSLRQKLKAAGAFEDFIETVHGIGYRLKQLE
- a CDS encoding lysozyme inhibitor LprI family protein; translated protein: MRQLLLVLASMLTLSSLYTPSMTMAGTTPDLPKIRLAQKFNCNNPQTQAAINECANSSYQNADKRLNRAYQQLLPTLEKSRKQKLIAAQQAWLKFRDTNCEFERSKYEGGSIAPSIYVGCLENLTKLRTQQLQEYLKSDP